A portion of the Brevundimonas pondensis genome contains these proteins:
- a CDS encoding LysR family transcriptional regulator yields the protein MSLLQLRTFVEVYRRRSLSEAARAIGITQPAASQHIASLEAQLGRPLFDRHSRGVRPTAIADDLAASIGSSLDTAESALASARARSSRISGTVHIAAPSDLLGEMITPRLAPLLEAGLDLRLHIGGREALYAMLLEDKVHLAVTASQPEDPRLAFHALGEEHLRAVASPAVAMRIAELPLADGLNRTAHLAYDLDRPLLRTWLHANQLELTSQPALTAPDLRVLRSGLCAGLGWTVMPGYLTRSERAACTLIEIPAPVTVPRNAYYLVWARSSLRHPRVAMARDALIAALRT from the coding sequence ATGTCCCTCCTGCAGTTGCGCACCTTTGTCGAAGTCTATCGCCGTCGTTCACTGAGCGAGGCGGCCCGGGCAATCGGCATCACCCAACCGGCGGCGTCGCAGCACATCGCATCGCTCGAGGCGCAACTGGGCCGTCCCTTGTTCGATCGCCATTCGCGCGGCGTCCGACCGACAGCGATCGCCGACGATCTCGCTGCTTCAATCGGAAGCAGCCTCGACACGGCGGAATCGGCACTGGCCAGCGCGCGGGCCCGTTCGTCCCGCATCTCGGGCACGGTCCACATCGCCGCGCCGTCGGACCTGCTGGGCGAAATGATCACGCCCCGACTGGCTCCGCTGCTGGAAGCAGGGCTGGACCTGCGGCTGCATATCGGCGGGCGCGAGGCGCTTTATGCCATGCTCCTCGAAGACAAGGTGCACCTGGCCGTCACCGCCTCGCAACCCGAAGATCCGCGGTTGGCCTTCCATGCGCTGGGCGAAGAGCACCTGCGCGCCGTAGCCTCGCCCGCCGTGGCCATGCGGATTGCCGAATTGCCGCTTGCCGACGGGCTCAACCGGACGGCCCACCTCGCCTACGACCTCGACCGGCCGCTGCTGCGAACCTGGCTCCATGCAAACCAGCTCGAGCTGACGAGCCAGCCCGCGTTGACCGCGCCCGATTTGAGAGTATTGCGATCGGGATTGTGCGCGGGTCTCGGCTGGACGGTGATGCCCGGCTATCTCACCCGCAGCGAACGCGCTGCCTGCACGCTGATCGAGATACCCGCCCCGGTCACGGTGCCGCGCAACGCTTACTACCTCGTCTGGGCACGCTCATCGCTGCGACACCCGCGCGTGGCCATGGCTCGGGACGCCCTGATTGCTGCACTCCGAACATAA
- a CDS encoding type 1 glutamine amidotransferase domain-containing protein: protein MQNRRQLLKALTAVFVAGAAALVAFARVPDINGKGQLTMTRILMVATSADRMTPGTEPTGVWLEELTTPYYAFRDAGAEVTLASIKGGAIPVDQRSVNADGENDASVERYLKDEALKAEVAGTPVFTSIDPAGYDALFMPGGHGTMFDYPGSEELARLVERFDREGKIVAAVCHGPAGLVSAAKADGTPFVAGRRVAGFTDSEERAVGLDQAVPFLLETRLKELGGKHESGPDFAPFALRDGNLVTGQNPASATRTAELVMEALKDKNA, encoded by the coding sequence ATGCAAAATCGCCGCCAGCTGCTGAAAGCTCTCACCGCTGTCTTTGTGGCGGGTGCGGCTGCGCTGGTTGCGTTTGCTCGTGTCCCCGACATCAATGGAAAAGGACAATTGACGATGACCCGCATTCTCATGGTGGCCACCTCCGCCGACCGCATGACTCCCGGCACCGAACCGACGGGTGTCTGGCTCGAGGAACTTACCACCCCGTACTACGCGTTCCGCGATGCGGGCGCCGAGGTGACGCTGGCCTCGATCAAGGGCGGCGCCATCCCCGTCGACCAGCGCAGCGTCAACGCCGACGGCGAGAACGACGCTTCGGTCGAGCGCTATCTGAAGGACGAGGCCCTGAAGGCCGAGGTTGCCGGTACGCCGGTGTTCACCAGCATCGATCCCGCCGGCTACGACGCGCTGTTCATGCCGGGCGGCCACGGCACCATGTTTGATTACCCCGGTAGCGAAGAGTTGGCGCGCCTGGTCGAACGCTTCGATCGCGAAGGCAAGATCGTCGCCGCCGTCTGCCATGGACCGGCTGGGCTGGTCTCGGCGGCGAAGGCCGATGGCACGCCCTTCGTCGCAGGCCGCCGTGTCGCGGGCTTCACCGACAGCGAGGAACGCGCGGTCGGCCTCGATCAGGCGGTGCCGTTCCTGCTCGAAACGCGTCTCAAGGAACTTGGCGGCAAGCACGAGAGCGGCCCCGATTTCGCCCCATTCGCTTTGCGCGACGGCAATCTGGTGACCGGCCAGAACCCCGCCAGCGCAACCCGCACCGCGGAGCTCGTGATGGAAGCCCTCAAGGACAAGAACGCCTGA
- a CDS encoding VOC family protein, whose translation MRYLHTMLRVADPEAAIRFFTLLGLKETRRMENQAGRYTLIYLAADEDFRGDGEQGDAEVELTYNWPPEDGSASEKYTGGRNFGHLAYGVDDIYETCARLLAGGVTINRPPRDGYMAFVRSPDGISIELLQKGEHKAPAEPWASMPNTGEW comes from the coding sequence ATGCGGTATCTCCACACCATGCTGCGCGTCGCCGATCCCGAGGCGGCGATCCGTTTCTTCACGCTGCTGGGTCTCAAGGAGACCCGGCGCATGGAGAACCAGGCCGGGCGTTACACGCTGATCTACCTTGCCGCCGACGAGGATTTCCGCGGCGACGGCGAGCAGGGCGATGCCGAGGTCGAGCTGACGTACAACTGGCCGCCCGAGGATGGCAGCGCTTCCGAGAAATACACGGGCGGCCGAAACTTCGGCCATCTCGCCTACGGGGTCGACGACATCTACGAAACGTGCGCGCGGCTGCTGGCGGGCGGCGTGACGATCAATCGCCCCCCGCGTGACGGATACATGGCGTTCGTCCGCTCGCCGGACGGGATCTCGATCGAACTGCTGCAGAAGGGCGAACACAAGGCTCCGGCCGAACCCTGGGCCTCCATGCCCAACACGGGCGAATGGTGA
- a CDS encoding NADH:flavin oxidoreductase/NADH oxidase: MAKLFEPIEVGGLRLANRIVIAPMCQYSAVDGAMTDWHQMHLGQLALSGAGALTIEATAVSPEGRITYGDVGLYDDRTEAAMRSVLESVRRWSDMPLIIQLAHAGRKASCAKPWHGGAQLAPDAENGWQTVAPSATPFAPDDHPPVELDKAGLARIREAFADAARRASRLGIDAIQIHAAHGYLLHEFLSPISNRRGDEYGGSLDNRMRFPLEVFDDVREAFPADRPVTVRVSGTDWVEGGWTAEETALFAQELERRGCSAIHVSSGGLDPRQQIPVGPGYQVPLARTVKDAVAMPVVAVGMITDPHQAERILEDGHADAIAIARAALWDPRWPWHAAAALGASVKAPPQYLRSEPHKAGRILEEMTP; the protein is encoded by the coding sequence ATGGCGAAATTGTTCGAACCGATTGAGGTTGGCGGGCTGCGGCTCGCCAACCGCATCGTCATCGCGCCGATGTGCCAGTATTCGGCAGTCGACGGCGCGATGACCGACTGGCACCAGATGCATCTCGGCCAGTTGGCGCTGTCGGGCGCGGGCGCGCTGACGATCGAGGCGACCGCGGTCAGCCCGGAAGGGCGCATCACCTACGGTGACGTCGGCCTATACGATGACCGTACCGAAGCGGCGATGCGAAGCGTGCTCGAAAGTGTGCGTCGTTGGTCGGACATGCCGCTGATCATCCAGCTGGCCCATGCCGGCCGCAAGGCGAGCTGCGCCAAGCCGTGGCACGGCGGAGCGCAGCTTGCCCCCGATGCAGAGAACGGCTGGCAGACCGTGGCACCCAGCGCCACTCCCTTCGCTCCGGACGACCATCCCCCCGTCGAACTGGACAAGGCAGGGCTTGCCCGCATCCGGGAGGCGTTCGCGGATGCCGCCCGCCGCGCCAGCAGGCTCGGCATCGATGCCATCCAGATCCACGCGGCGCACGGTTATCTGCTCCACGAGTTTCTTTCGCCGATCTCCAACCGGCGCGGCGACGAATACGGCGGCAGCCTCGACAACCGGATGCGGTTCCCGCTCGAAGTGTTCGATGACGTGCGCGAAGCGTTTCCGGCCGACCGCCCGGTGACCGTCCGCGTTTCTGGGACCGACTGGGTTGAAGGCGGCTGGACAGCGGAGGAAACCGCATTGTTTGCACAGGAGCTGGAGCGGCGCGGTTGTTCGGCAATCCACGTGTCCAGCGGCGGCCTCGACCCGCGCCAGCAGATCCCTGTCGGTCCCGGCTATCAGGTGCCGCTGGCGCGGACGGTCAAGGACGCGGTCGCCATGCCTGTCGTGGCGGTCGGAATGATCACCGATCCGCACCAGGCGGAGCGCATCCTCGAAGACGGGCATGCCGACGCCATAGCGATAGCCCGCGCTGCGCTGTGGGATCCGCGTTGGCCCTGGCACGCCGCCGCCGCGCTTGGTGCATCGGTCAAGGCGCCCCCGCAATATCTCCGGTCCGAGCCCCACAAAGCGGGCCGCATCCTCGAGGAAATGACCCCATGA
- a CDS encoding L-dopachrome tautomerase-related protein encodes MKTSVKLLLAAGAALALAACSTTREGASAPQIEQVATFDGAMPTGVTVAPNGRIFVNFPQWGDNAPFTVAELVDGKAVPYPDAATNQPDPADPAGHFISVQSVVADGANRLWVLDTAAPKFSQPQAGGAKLVAIDLATDRVVKTIVLPPSVVLPTTYLNDVRFDLRQGAEGVAYITDSSNEGIGGIIVVDIASGRAIRRLSNHATTNPEPGFTPVVDGAVLMNRPADGPATPVTIASDAIALSADGSLLYYGPLSGRTLHAVPTAMLRDPAVSEEALGRAVRSLGRKGASDGIAEDDKGRVFAGDYENNAIRVLDQGSWTTVVSNPRISWPDTLSIGTDGYLYFTANQLHRQPGFHGGRDLRRKPYELLRIKVGAAPVLLRSR; translated from the coding sequence ATGAAAACCTCCGTCAAACTGCTTCTTGCCGCTGGCGCTGCCCTCGCGCTTGCCGCCTGCTCGACGACCCGCGAGGGTGCATCCGCGCCCCAGATCGAACAGGTCGCGACCTTCGATGGCGCGATGCCGACTGGCGTGACCGTCGCCCCCAACGGGCGCATCTTCGTCAACTTCCCGCAATGGGGCGACAACGCGCCGTTCACGGTTGCCGAGCTGGTCGACGGCAAGGCGGTGCCTTATCCCGACGCCGCGACCAACCAGCCCGATCCGGCCGACCCGGCTGGGCATTTCATCTCGGTGCAGAGCGTGGTGGCCGACGGCGCCAATCGCCTCTGGGTGCTCGACACGGCGGCGCCCAAATTCTCTCAACCACAGGCCGGCGGTGCAAAGCTGGTGGCAATCGACCTTGCGACCGACCGGGTGGTGAAGACGATCGTCCTGCCGCCCAGCGTGGTGCTGCCCACGACCTACCTCAACGACGTGCGCTTCGATCTGCGTCAGGGCGCCGAGGGCGTCGCCTACATCACCGACAGCAGCAACGAGGGGATCGGCGGCATCATCGTCGTCGATATCGCAAGCGGGCGGGCGATCCGGCGCCTGTCGAACCATGCGACGACCAACCCCGAGCCCGGCTTCACCCCGGTTGTCGATGGCGCGGTGCTCATGAACCGCCCGGCTGACGGCCCCGCGACGCCGGTCACGATCGCAAGCGACGCGATTGCGCTCAGCGCCGACGGCAGCCTGCTGTATTACGGTCCACTGTCGGGCCGGACGCTGCACGCGGTGCCCACGGCAATGCTGCGCGATCCCGCGGTGTCCGAGGAGGCATTGGGCCGCGCGGTCCGCAGCCTGGGGCGCAAAGGCGCCTCGGACGGGATAGCCGAGGATGACAAGGGCCGCGTGTTCGCCGGCGATTACGAGAACAACGCGATCCGCGTGCTCGACCAGGGCAGCTGGACGACGGTGGTCAGCAACCCGCGCATCAGCTGGCCCGACACGCTGTCGATCGGCACCGACGGCTACCTCTACTTCACCGCCAACCAGCTTCACCGCCAGCCAGGCTTCCACGGCGGGCGGGACTTGCGCCGCAAGCCCTACGAGCTGCTCCGCATCAAGGTGGGCGCGGCTCCCGTCCTGTTGCGCTCGCGGTGA
- a CDS encoding SDR family oxidoreductase — MTKGIEGKVVLITGGSSGIGAETARLLAERGAKVAIAARRKDRLDEVVADIAAVGGTARSYALDVTDKSAVQSVVASIIADFGRLDVLINNAGLMPIRPMAEVNTDEWDQMIDVNLKGTLYGIAAALPGFLEQGSGHIINLSSVAGIKVFAPGGTVYSGTKFAVSAISEGLRHEVGEKVRVTSIEPGAVESDLKFTTSGAAVETVLDFYKQAIPAASVARAIAFAVEQPDDVDVNAIVIRPTAQQF; from the coding sequence ATGACCAAGGGTATCGAAGGCAAGGTCGTTCTCATAACCGGCGGCAGCAGCGGCATCGGCGCGGAAACTGCGCGTCTTCTCGCGGAACGCGGCGCCAAGGTGGCCATCGCCGCGCGGCGCAAGGACAGGCTCGACGAGGTCGTCGCGGACATCGCCGCAGTTGGCGGAACGGCACGTAGCTACGCGCTGGACGTGACCGACAAATCGGCGGTCCAGTCCGTCGTCGCCTCAATCATTGCCGACTTTGGCCGCCTCGACGTGCTGATCAACAACGCCGGGCTGATGCCGATCCGTCCGATGGCCGAGGTCAACACCGACGAGTGGGACCAGATGATCGACGTCAATCTGAAGGGTACGCTCTACGGCATCGCGGCGGCCCTTCCCGGTTTTCTCGAGCAGGGCAGCGGTCACATCATCAACTTGAGCTCGGTTGCGGGCATCAAGGTCTTCGCACCGGGCGGCACGGTCTACTCCGGCACCAAGTTCGCCGTCAGCGCGATCAGCGAGGGCTTGCGCCACGAGGTGGGGGAAAAGGTCCGGGTCACGTCAATCGAGCCTGGAGCTGTCGAAAGCGATTTGAAGTTCACGACCTCTGGCGCGGCTGTCGAGACGGTGCTGGACTTCTACAAGCAGGCCATCCCGGCGGCATCGGTGGCGCGTGCTATCGCGTTCGCTGTCGAACAACCTGATGACGTCGACGTCAACGCGATCGTCATCCGGCCGACCGCACAGCAGTTCTGA
- a CDS encoding putative quinol monooxygenase — translation MSKLALYVPLKAKPGKERDVANFLTSALPLVQAEAGTLTWYAIEEGLGAYAIFDTFDTEEDRQAHLDGKVAAALMEKAEELFSEPPQIHKFTLLAAK, via the coding sequence GTGTCCAAACTTGCCCTGTATGTGCCACTGAAGGCCAAGCCCGGAAAAGAGCGCGATGTCGCCAATTTCCTGACCTCGGCATTGCCGCTCGTTCAAGCTGAGGCAGGCACTCTGACCTGGTATGCGATCGAGGAAGGTCTCGGTGCGTACGCGATCTTCGATACGTTCGACACAGAGGAGGATCGGCAGGCCCATCTTGACGGCAAGGTTGCCGCCGCACTGATGGAGAAAGCAGAAGAACTGTTTTCTGAACCGCCGCAGATTCACAAGTTCACCCTGCTCGCCGCGAAATAG
- a CDS encoding glutathione-independent formaldehyde dehydrogenase: MKAVVYNGPKDVSVNTIDDPKIEKHTDVIIRLTTTNICGSDLHMYEGRTSFEKGKVFGHENLGEVVEVGAAVDRIKKGDRVCMPFNVGCGFCENCERGLTGFCLTTNPGTAGAAYGFAEMGPWQGGQAEFMRVPYADFNCLKLPEDAEEKEDDYVMLSDIFPTGWHGVELSGFLPGESIAIYGAGPVGLMAAHSAEIRGAAQIFVVDSHDDRLKLAEAMGAIPIDMRKGDPAQQILDATGGLGTDRGVEAVGYQCCDRHGKERSNYTMNCLVKSTKATGGIGVVGVFIPEDPNAPDDLQKEGKMAFDFGNFWFKGQKIGTGQCNVKHYNRRLMKLIEQDRANPAQIISHRLPLDQAPDAYKHFDERDAGWTKVVLKPGA, translated from the coding sequence GTGAAAGCTGTCGTGTACAACGGGCCCAAAGATGTTTCTGTCAACACCATCGATGATCCCAAGATCGAAAAGCATACCGATGTTATCATCCGGCTGACCACGACCAATATCTGCGGGTCGGACCTTCACATGTATGAGGGCCGTACCAGCTTTGAGAAGGGCAAGGTCTTCGGTCACGAAAACCTTGGCGAGGTCGTCGAAGTCGGCGCTGCCGTAGATCGTATCAAGAAGGGCGATCGCGTGTGCATGCCGTTCAACGTCGGTTGCGGTTTCTGCGAAAATTGCGAACGCGGTTTGACGGGTTTTTGTCTCACGACCAACCCTGGAACCGCCGGCGCAGCGTATGGCTTTGCCGAGATGGGTCCGTGGCAAGGTGGTCAGGCCGAGTTCATGCGCGTGCCTTATGCGGACTTCAATTGCCTGAAACTGCCTGAGGACGCTGAGGAGAAGGAGGATGACTATGTCATGCTCTCCGACATCTTCCCGACGGGTTGGCATGGCGTCGAACTGTCAGGGTTCCTGCCTGGCGAAAGCATCGCGATCTACGGCGCCGGTCCGGTCGGTTTAATGGCCGCGCACTCAGCCGAAATCCGCGGTGCCGCTCAGATTTTCGTGGTCGATTCTCACGATGACCGCCTGAAACTGGCCGAGGCGATGGGCGCTATTCCGATCGACATGCGCAAGGGCGATCCCGCCCAGCAGATCCTTGACGCGACCGGCGGCCTCGGGACCGACCGGGGGGTTGAGGCGGTGGGGTATCAGTGTTGCGATCGCCACGGCAAGGAGCGCAGCAATTACACGATGAACTGCCTCGTCAAAAGCACGAAGGCCACCGGTGGAATCGGCGTCGTCGGCGTGTTCATCCCGGAAGACCCGAACGCGCCCGACGATCTGCAGAAGGAAGGCAAGATGGCGTTCGACTTCGGCAACTTCTGGTTCAAGGGCCAGAAGATCGGCACCGGCCAGTGCAATGTAAAGCACTACAACCGGCGACTGATGAAGCTTATCGAGCAAGACCGAGCCAATCCTGCCCAAATCATCTCGCACCGACTGCCGCTTGATCAGGCGCCAGACGCTTACAAGCATTTCGACGAACGCGATGCTGGTTGGACGAAGGTCGTGCTCAAGCCGGGTGCCTGA
- a CDS encoding type 1 glutamine amidotransferase domain-containing protein, producing MTLKGKSVAILIAPRGTEEPEFSNPKQAVEDAGGKVTVVSFEPGKARTVNSDLDEGGSYTIDKTFSEVKADDFDGLVVPGGTVGADKLRGSVEAIDFIRAFFDQRKPVAAICHAPWTLIEAGVLKGRTLTSYPTLKVDIENAGGAWTNEEVVVDNGLVTSRDPNDLPAFCAKLVEEIAEGVGAALAAGN from the coding sequence ATGACTTTGAAAGGCAAATCAGTTGCTATTCTGATCGCACCTCGTGGAACAGAAGAACCAGAATTCTCGAATCCCAAGCAAGCTGTCGAGGACGCTGGTGGCAAAGTTACCGTGGTCAGTTTTGAACCGGGCAAGGCTCGCACAGTCAATAGCGATCTTGACGAGGGCGGCAGCTATACTATCGACAAGACGTTTTCCGAGGTCAAAGCCGACGATTTCGACGGACTTGTTGTGCCCGGAGGGACTGTCGGTGCCGACAAGCTGCGCGGCAGCGTCGAGGCAATTGATTTTATCCGGGCTTTCTTCGATCAGAGAAAACCTGTTGCGGCTATATGCCATGCACCCTGGACACTGATCGAGGCGGGCGTGCTTAAGGGTCGCACCTTGACGTCCTACCCGACGCTGAAGGTCGATATCGAGAACGCCGGCGGTGCATGGACCAATGAGGAAGTCGTGGTCGACAACGGCCTTGTTACCAGCCGCGATCCCAATGATTTGCCCGCCTTCTGTGCCAAACTCGTTGAGGAGATCGCAGAAGGTGTGGGCGCGGCGCTCGCAGCAGGGAATTAA
- a CDS encoding excinuclease ABC subunit A, giving the protein MKSKDIHATTPATDHGHAGPPACVQVRGARQNNLKNIDVDIPRDAFVVFTGISGSGKSSLAFGTLYAEAQRRYLESVAPYARRLIDQAGVPEVDAIDGLPPAVALQQQRGSANARSSVGSVTTLSSLVRMLYSRVGEYPRHQPMLYAEDFSPNTVAGACPTCHGIGRVYDATEETMVPDDTLTIRERAVAAWPAAWHGQNLRDILVSLGYDVDTPWRDLPKKDRDWILFTEEAPTVPVYAGLTPEQTRTALKRRMEPSYQGTFTGARRYVLETFANTKSALMKKRVSQYIIGRDCPTCDGKRLKREALSVKFAGLDIAEFGDLTVLKLKDLLMPVAHGAYGAVSAPSKGHVLEKAARDAAVEQRVAAGGSAHKSAPDVRRTPNLSDEKRIAAQRLACELIERLEPLIDLGLGYISLDRSTPTLSSGELQRLRLATQLSSQLFGVVYVLDEPSAGLHPADGEALLTILERLKAAGNSLFVVEHDLDVIRRAEWLVDVGPGAGEKGGEVLYSGPIEGLADVETSITRRYLFAEPLRSERTPRDPKAWLRLEGIRRNNLHGLDVEFPIGCFTAVTGVSGSGKSSLVSQALPELVTEHLGGSPVAEEEDIDPLLDVAQNDTEGRIVAGMEHVRRLVRVDQKPIGRTPRSNLSTYSGMFDHVRRIFADTPLARRRHYSPGRFSFNVAQGRCPVCEGEGYVMVELLFLPSVFAPCSTCHGSRYNPQTLEVEWNGRNIAQVLELTVDDACDFFAGEASVMRSLDVLREIGLGYLRLGQPATELSGGEAQRIKLATELQRAQRGNTIYILDEPTSGLHPSDGDRLMQHLQGLVDAGNTVVVVEHDMRAITQADWIIDLGPGAGEDGGRIVASGVPGVVAEAEGSLTARYLKAAL; this is encoded by the coding sequence TTGAAGAGCAAGGATATTCACGCGACGACGCCGGCCACCGATCATGGGCATGCGGGGCCGCCCGCTTGCGTGCAGGTTCGCGGCGCGCGCCAGAATAACCTCAAAAATATTGACGTCGATATACCGCGCGACGCCTTCGTGGTGTTCACCGGCATATCGGGCTCGGGCAAGTCATCGCTCGCGTTCGGCACCCTTTATGCCGAAGCCCAGCGGCGTTATCTGGAATCGGTTGCGCCCTATGCCCGTCGCCTGATCGACCAGGCCGGCGTGCCGGAGGTCGACGCGATCGACGGTTTGCCGCCTGCGGTCGCGTTGCAGCAGCAGCGCGGCTCGGCCAACGCGCGATCCTCGGTCGGCAGCGTGACGACGCTCTCCAGCCTGGTGCGGATGCTCTATTCGCGCGTCGGCGAATATCCGCGCCATCAACCCATGCTCTATGCGGAGGATTTCTCCCCCAACACGGTCGCGGGGGCCTGCCCGACCTGTCACGGCATCGGGCGCGTCTATGATGCGACCGAAGAAACGATGGTGCCCGACGACACGCTGACGATCCGGGAACGCGCAGTCGCCGCCTGGCCGGCGGCATGGCATGGCCAGAACCTGCGCGATATCCTCGTGTCACTCGGCTATGACGTCGATACGCCGTGGCGCGACCTGCCGAAAAAGGATCGCGACTGGATCCTCTTCACTGAAGAGGCGCCAACGGTGCCGGTCTATGCGGGCCTGACGCCCGAACAGACCCGGACGGCGCTCAAACGCCGCATGGAGCCGAGCTACCAGGGCACCTTCACCGGCGCGCGCCGCTATGTGCTGGAAACCTTCGCCAACACTAAAAGCGCGCTGATGAAGAAGCGCGTCTCGCAATATATCATCGGCCGCGATTGCCCGACCTGCGACGGCAAGCGCCTGAAGCGCGAAGCCCTGTCGGTCAAATTCGCCGGCCTCGACATTGCCGAGTTCGGCGACCTGACGGTGCTCAAGCTGAAGGACTTGCTGATGCCCGTCGCGCATGGCGCGTATGGGGCGGTCTCCGCCCCCTCAAAGGGCCATGTTCTGGAAAAAGCGGCCCGCGATGCAGCGGTCGAACAACGGGTTGCGGCGGGCGGCTCTGCGCACAAGAGCGCGCCCGACGTACGCCGCACGCCCAATCTCTCCGACGAGAAGCGGATCGCCGCCCAACGCCTTGCCTGCGAATTGATCGAGCGGCTAGAGCCGCTGATCGATCTTGGCCTTGGCTACATTTCGCTCGACCGCAGCACGCCGACGCTCTCCTCCGGAGAGCTGCAGCGCTTGCGGCTTGCCACGCAATTGTCGTCACAGCTTTTCGGCGTGGTCTATGTGCTTGACGAGCCTTCGGCAGGGTTGCACCCGGCAGATGGCGAAGCCTTGCTCACCATTCTCGAGCGTCTCAAGGCGGCGGGCAACTCCCTGTTCGTCGTCGAACATGATCTCGACGTGATCCGCCGCGCGGAATGGCTCGTCGATGTCGGGCCAGGAGCCGGGGAAAAGGGCGGTGAAGTCCTCTACAGCGGGCCGATAGAGGGGCTTGCCGACGTCGAGACTTCGATCACCCGCCGCTACCTGTTCGCAGAGCCGCTCCGCAGTGAGCGCACACCGCGCGATCCCAAGGCATGGCTACGCCTGGAAGGAATCAGGCGGAACAATCTCCATGGTCTCGACGTCGAGTTTCCCATCGGCTGCTTCACCGCTGTCACCGGCGTTTCGGGATCGGGCAAATCCAGTCTTGTCAGTCAGGCGCTGCCCGAGCTCGTCACGGAACACCTCGGCGGCTCCCCCGTGGCCGAGGAGGAGGATATCGATCCGCTGCTCGATGTTGCACAGAACGACACTGAAGGACGCATTGTCGCAGGCATGGAGCATGTTCGCAGGCTGGTGCGGGTCGATCAGAAACCGATCGGCCGCACGCCACGCTCGAACCTATCCACCTACAGCGGCATGTTCGACCATGTGCGACGGATCTTCGCTGATACGCCGCTCGCCCGCCGGCGGCACTACAGCCCCGGAAGGTTCTCGTTCAACGTCGCGCAAGGCCGCTGCCCTGTGTGCGAGGGCGAGGGATACGTCATGGTGGAGCTGCTGTTCCTGCCGAGCGTTTTTGCCCCCTGCTCGACCTGTCATGGCTCTCGCTACAACCCGCAAACGCTCGAAGTCGAATGGAACGGGCGCAATATCGCCCAGGTGCTCGAACTGACGGTCGACGATGCGTGCGATTTCTTCGCTGGCGAGGCATCTGTGATGCGCTCCCTCGACGTGTTGCGGGAGATCGGTCTTGGCTATCTGAGGCTCGGTCAGCCGGCGACCGAGCTGTCTGGCGGGGAGGCGCAGCGCATCAAGCTGGCGACTGAACTGCAACGCGCTCAACGCGGCAACACGATCTACATCCTCGACGAGCCAACTTCGGGGCTTCACCCCTCCGATGGCGACCGGCTCATGCAACACCTGCAGGGCCTCGTAGACGCCGGCAATACCGTCGTAGTCGTCGAACATGACATGCGCGCCATCACACAGGCGGACTGGATCATCGACCTGGGACCGGGGGCCGGGGAAGATGGGGGCCGTATCGTTGCCAGCGGCGTCCCTGGCGTCGTTGCAGAAGCGGAAGGCAGTCTCACCGCCCGCTATCTCAAGGCGGCGCTGTAG
- a CDS encoding phosphate-starvation-inducible PsiE family protein yields MKDLQRSGLTREQWSAMTLYEKFEQGVIFVLSVIIAAIVVASVWALMCEVVNRLVLGAFDTLDYATFQVVFGMIFTVVIALEFKRSLLVATERSFGILQVRTIVLIALLAIARKFIILDLGETESSKIAALAGAALALGAVHWLVRDQDRRELGGHETR; encoded by the coding sequence ATGAAAGACTTGCAACGATCCGGGCTGACCCGTGAACAATGGTCGGCGATGACGCTCTACGAGAAGTTCGAGCAAGGTGTCATCTTCGTCCTCAGCGTCATCATTGCGGCGATCGTCGTGGCGTCGGTCTGGGCGCTGATGTGCGAAGTCGTGAACCGCTTGGTTCTGGGGGCATTCGACACTCTCGATTACGCCACCTTCCAGGTGGTGTTCGGCATGATCTTCACCGTGGTGATCGCGCTCGAGTTCAAGCGCTCCCTTCTTGTTGCGACCGAACGCAGCTTCGGGATCCTCCAGGTCCGCACGATCGTGCTGATCGCGCTCCTCGCCATCGCGCGCAAATTCATCATCCTGGACCTCGGCGAGACGGAATCATCCAAGATTGCCGCACTCGCGGGCGCGGCGCTTGCGCTCGGCGCTGTCCACTGGCTGGTGCGCGATCAGGACCGACGCGAACTCGGAGGCCACGAGACGCGATGA